The genomic window TCTATTGAGGTATGAAAACTTCTTGTCACTTGTGCTCTGATCGTCACGATATCTCCAAGTTTTATCGGCTCCTGAAAGGTCAGATGATCTACAGATACTGTTACCACAAATGATTCGCAATGGCGGCTCGCACAGATGGAAGAAGCTATATCCATCCACCGCATCAGGTTTCCGCCCATGAGATTTCCCAAAGGGTTTGTGTCATTAGGCATGACCATTTCATTCATTTCTGTTATTGATTCAGAAACTTTTTTCGGTTCTAGTTCCATCATACACTAAGGAATCAAATCTAATTGAAATTGTTCCAAAAACAGCTGAACAAATCTTTTTTTTACTTCTTCCAAGTTAGGCTTATTTCCGATTTCTTTCTCCAGTGAAGTCACTTGCATCTGTTCAGGAGAGATGCCACAAGGGACGATATGGTTGAAGTAATTCAAATCGGGATAGACATTAAAAGCTAAACCATGCAAGCTCACCCATCTGCTGAGATGAACTCCAATAGCACATATTTTCCTTGGTTTTGAGTCATTTTGAGTCACCCAAACGCCGGTATAACCACTAATTCTTTCAGTTTGTACCTGAAAAGTACCACAGAGCTTTATGATCACTTCCTCTAAACCTCTAACATATTTGTGAACGTCAGCCTCGATTTGTTCCAAATCAAGTATTGGATAAACCACCAATTGTCCCGGTCCATGATAAGTGATGTCCCCTCCTCTGTTGATCTCATAGAATGTTGCACCGATACGGTCCAGCTCCTGTACGGGATAGAGTAAGTTGTCCTTTGACCCAGATTTTCCTAAGGTGTATACGTGTGGATGCTCGCACATGATCAATTGGTGAGGGGTGGCAGCAGAATTTTCTTCCGGATACCTTTTTTGATGTATCAGGTTTTGATGAACCTTAGTTTGAGCCTCCCAGGCAACTGCATAATCGCACAATCCAAGGTCTTTGAGTAAAATTTTATTCACTTTTCTTATTATAATTCCAAATAAATGCAATATTTTTGATTTTCTTAAAAATCATAATTTATGAAATCACTATTGTATGTTATTTGTTTTTGCTTTCCGGTTTTGAT from Saprospiraceae bacterium includes these protein-coding regions:
- a CDS encoding acyl-CoA thioesterase; translation: MELEPKKVSESITEMNEMVMPNDTNPLGNLMGGNLMRWMDIASSICASRHCESFVVTVSVDHLTFQEPIKLGDIVTIRAQVTRSFHTSIEIFMEVFTKGILQHSPRKSNQAYFTFVALDERTMKPKNVPGVIAETNEEKEQFEGAAIRREFRLVVSGKIKPSEAKQSQDFLNS
- the lipB gene encoding lipoyl(octanoyl) transferase LipB, translating into MNKILLKDLGLCDYAVAWEAQTKVHQNLIHQKRYPEENSAATPHQLIMCEHPHVYTLGKSGSKDNLLYPVQELDRIGATFYEINRGGDITYHGPGQLVVYPILDLEQIEADVHKYVRGLEEVIIKLCGTFQVQTERISGYTGVWVTQNDSKPRKICAIGVHLSRWVSLHGLAFNVYPDLNYFNHIVPCGISPEQMQVTSLEKEIGNKPNLEEVKKRFVQLFLEQFQLDLIP